ATCCGGTGAATTATCTTATCGTGATCATTCAGCTCAATAAGAAGATTAGAGGTCAACATGGTCAGGCAATCAATCAGCACCACCTCGGACAGGCCTTTCAAGTTCATCAGGACCGTATCGATATTCTTGCCTTCTTCCACGGTCTGCCATTCGGCCGGCCTGGATTTCTGGTGATGCTTGATTCGCTCCTCCATCTCAGCATCCTTGAATGTGGACGTGGCAATATAAACCGTGGTGGTCTTGTGCAGTTGCCTGGCCAATTCAACGGCATAATGGCTCTTACCGCTCCGGCATCCGCCGGTAATAAGAATCAGTTTCTTACTCATAACTTTATTATTTTATGTTCGCAGGTCTTGGGCTCTAATTTCCAGAAGTCATTCAGGCCATTACCGTTCATCTCGCCGACAATGATTCTGAAAGGACCGCTGTGCGTGACAATGGCAACCATCCGGCCGTTATGATTGCTCCGGTCTAATTTCCTCAGGAATCTGGTTACACGTTTATGGAGCATAATCGGCGTCTCGCCGTTTGTGGCGCCGTATTTGAGCGGGTCTTTATACCATTTCTTAACATCAGCCGGAAACTTTACCTTGATTTCTTCCAGCGTATGCCCCTCCCATTTGCCCAGATTGGATTCTCGGAGTAAAGAATCCTTAATCAATTTTATCCGGCGTTTACCCAAAGCAATATCAGCCGTCTGGAGCGTCCGAGTCATCGGACTGGCATAAATCACATCAATCTTGTGTTTACTAAGCGAGCGCCTGAGCCGCTGGGCCTGCCTGATGCCTTTACTGTTTAATGGCGCGTCAATCGCGCCGCCGCAATAACGTTTTTCGATGGTATAGTCGGTCTCGCCGTGGCGGATAAGAATCAGTTTCATAATATATAATCTCTCAATGTAATCCCTCCGTCCCTGCGGGACTACGGGATAAGTGCGACTAATTCGCTTACGCTCAAAGTCGCACTAAATAAAAAAATCCCGCACACAACCTACTTCCCTGAACTATCAAAGAAATAGATTACGTGCGGGATTGCACCCTGATTTACTTCATCCCGGTTATATCAGTAAATACCCTTTTCCACGAAGATATTTACAATATAGCAAATCCCGCTATTCAGCGGGATAACTCGCTGTAACATCCTAACGGATTAACAGCGAGTAAGACGGCAGGTCTTCTGGCTCACGGCTCATCCTACTCATCTCGCCTTCCCATTCCTAAGAACAGTGGCATCGTGAGATTTTCGTCCCCGTATACAGCGGCGGGACCGCACCGATTTTATGGCATTCGTTATCACCACATTCGGATTCCCTATATCCCGGACATAATCCCAGTGGGATTATGTATCGGGTCGCCTATCTTATGAACTAAACTAACTATTATCTGACCAAAGTCAATAAATAAATACTATTTTATAATCCGGCCTGCTTGATTATTTCCGGCACCAGGTGCCCCAGACCCAGCGGCATAATGTGGATGCCCTGGCAGTGAGGCTTGATGTCCCTGATAATCCGGGCCGCTATCTCCACGCCTTTGGATAATTTATCCTTGGTCTCTTTTACCTCTTTTATCATATCCTCCGGTACAAACACACCGGCCACGTTCTCGTTCATAAACCGCGCCATGCCGACCGACTTCAATATAATAATCCCGGCCAGAATCGGGGTGGTGATGCCCTGTCCCCGGACCTTATCCACGAAGGCGCGGAATTTGTCCACCTCAAATATGGATTGGGTCTGGATGAACTGCGCCCCGGCCCTAATCTTCTTTTCCATCTTCATTATCTGCAATTCCACCGGCTCCAGGCAGGGCGAGACCACGCCGCCCAGCAGAAAATTCGGACTGCCGTCCAGTTTATTGCCGGCAATGTCCTTGCCTTCCATCAGTCCCTTGGCCGCGGCAATGAGCTGGACCGAATCCAGGTCAAAGACACCCTTGCACTGGGGATGGTCGCCCAAGCTCTGATGGTCGCCGGTCAAGCACAGGATATTTTCTATGCCGAATATGGCGGCGTTAAGAAACTCGGATTGGAGCGACAGGCGATTACGGTCCCGGCAGACCACCTGCATTATCGGCTCGTATCCGCGCTCCTTGAGTTTGATACAGGTAGCCAAACTGCCCACCCGCATCACGGCTGACTGGATATCGGTCACATTAACCGCAGTCACCTTCTCGCCGAAATGCTTGGCCTCGTCCAGGCAGGCATCCATATTAATGCCCTTAGGCGGACCAACCTCCGAAGTAATAATGAATTTACCTGATTTTAATGCCTCGCTTAATTTGCTCATCTAAATACCTCCGGTATACGAAAGAACGCAAGAACTGAAGGACTAAAGAACAGATTTATTTCTTTAGTTCTTTCGTTTCTTCGTCCTTCTGTTTTTCAGTTGTTACTGTTTGGTACGCTTCGTGGATTATCGTTGCCGGGCGCTTGACCGCGCCGTAATTCTTGGGCAATTTAATCTCCTTCAACAAATCCAGCTTACCTAATTTCTCCAGGCGTTTATATATCAATACCCAACCGCAGTCACGGGTGCGTTCCACCTCACACTTGCCCTTTTCGTGGCCACCGCATGGGCCGTTCATCAAACTCTTGGAGCACATGGTCACCGGGCAGACCCCGCCGGTCTCATCCAACACGCAATCCCCGCAGCCCAGGCAACGCTCCATCCAGATTCCGGGTTGGATAGTCGCGCCCATAAAATTAGTATTAAGGCCCGGTAATAAAACCTTTTCCCCGCCCAGCACCTCGGCCGTAAACTGGACCCCCACACCGCAGGCAATGGAAAGAATCGCATCATATTGGGTTAACTTATCTTTTACTTCTTCGATATACTCGCGGTCGCACTGACGCAGAATGGTGATGGTATCTATTTGCTTCTGGACCTTATCCATATCAAAAGCCATCTGCAGTTCTGTCTGGAGCAACCCGGCTTCCTTTTCCCCACCGGCCATGCAGATAGCCACGCAAGACCCGCACCCTAAAACCAAAACTTTATTGTATGGCTTGAGCATCTCTTTAATTTCATCAATCGGTTTACGTTTAGCGACTATCATATTAAGCTCCTCTTACTCGCTGTTAGACCTATGGTCGTTACAGCGAGTTAGATCCCGACGAATGTCGGGATATACCTTTAACTTGAAACCTTTAACTTATTAAACGGCGATGGCCCCAGTTTTTTAATCCGCTCGGTCATTTCCCGGACCGTATCGGCAAATCTGGTGCCCATGGCCGCGGACATATTGAACATCTCCAGGCGTTCGGGTTCTATCCAGATTTCCTTGAGCAGTTTCTTGACGTAATTGACCCACTGCTTGGCGTGCAGATTGCCCTGCATAAAATGGCACTCGCCTTCCAAACAGCCGGCCACGAATACGCCGTCCCAGCCCTCCTGAAACGCCCTTAATAAATGCAGCGGGTCAACCTTGCCGGTGCAAAGCAGGCGAATAATTCGGACATTAGGCGGATACTGCAGGCGCATGGAGCCGGCCAGGTCAGCCGCCGAATAGGCGCAGAACTGGCAGCAAAATGCCAGTATCTTCGGCTCAAAATTGCTGCCGGGAGTTGTTTGTTCGTTACTCATATATCTCGCACTTGGCCACGATCTGGCTGTCCTTATAATGAGCCAGGTTGATGGCCTTTCTCGGACAGGCCGAGACGCAGACTCCGCAACCATGGCAGAGCGACGGCTCGATAAAGGCCACGCCGGAATCGGTTATCACACCATCCTTCATCTTAGCGTTCTTGACTATCTTGGGCACATTGAACGGGCACTCGCGCACGCAGGTCAGGCAGGCAATACATTCATCCGGATTGACTTGGGCGATAATGCCGCTGATGGTCATCTCCTTTTTGGAGAGAATAGCCGCGGCCCGGGCCGCGGTGCCTTTTCCCTGGGCAATGGATTCATTAATATGCTTGGGGAAATGGGCCAGCCCGGCCAGAAACATACCTTCATTGGCAAAATCCAGCGGCCTGAGTTTCAGGTGCGCCTCCAGGAAGAATCCTTCGGTATTAAGCGGCACCTTCAGAGCCGTACCCAAC
The genomic region above belongs to Planctomycetota bacterium and contains:
- the cobU gene encoding bifunctional adenosylcobinamide kinase/adenosylcobinamide-phosphate guanylyltransferase — encoded protein: MSKKLILITGGCRSGKSHYAVELARQLHKTTTVYIATSTFKDAEMEERIKHHQKSRPAEWQTVEEGKNIDTVLMNLKGLSEVVLIDCLTMLTSNLLIELNDHDKIIHRIESMLKVINDSELTVIIVTNEVGAGIVPEGKLGRDFRDLSGIVNQITARAADEVYMMMAGIALKIK
- a CDS encoding methylenetetrahydrofolate reductase, with the protein product MSKLSEALKSGKFIITSEVGPPKGINMDACLDEAKHFGEKVTAVNVTDIQSAVMRVGSLATCIKLKERGYEPIMQVVCRDRNRLSLQSEFLNAAIFGIENILCLTGDHQSLGDHPQCKGVFDLDSVQLIAAAKGLMEGKDIAGNKLDGSPNFLLGGVVSPCLEPVELQIMKMEKKIRAGAQFIQTQSIFEVDKFRAFVDKVRGQGITTPILAGIIILKSVGMARFMNENVAGVFVPEDMIKEVKETKDKLSKGVEIAARIIRDIKPHCQGIHIMPLGLGHLVPEIIKQAGL
- a CDS encoding methylenetetrahydrofolate reductase C-terminal domain-containing protein codes for the protein MIVAKRKPIDEIKEMLKPYNKVLVLGCGSCVAICMAGGEKEAGLLQTELQMAFDMDKVQKQIDTITILRQCDREYIEEVKDKLTQYDAILSIACGVGVQFTAEVLGGEKVLLPGLNTNFMGATIQPGIWMERCLGCGDCVLDETGGVCPVTMCSKSLMNGPCGGHEKGKCEVERTRDCGWVLIYKRLEKLGKLDLLKEIKLPKNYGAVKRPATIIHEAYQTVTTEKQKDEETKELKK
- a CDS encoding hydrogenase iron-sulfur subunit, with product MSNEQTTPGSNFEPKILAFCCQFCAYSAADLAGSMRLQYPPNVRIIRLLCTGKVDPLHLLRAFQEGWDGVFVAGCLEGECHFMQGNLHAKQWVNYVKKLLKEIWIEPERLEMFNMSAAMGTRFADTVREMTERIKKLGPSPFNKLKVSS
- a CDS encoding histidine phosphatase family protein, translating into MKLILIRHGETDYTIEKRYCGGAIDAPLNSKGIRQAQRLRRSLSKHKIDVIYASPMTRTLQTADIALGKRRIKLIKDSLLRESNLGKWEGHTLEEIKVKFPADVKKWYKDPLKYGATNGETPIMLHKRVTRFLRKLDRSNHNGRMVAIVTHSGPFRIIVGEMNGNGLNDFWKLEPKTCEHKIIKL